The Thermus filiformis genome contains a region encoding:
- a CDS encoding IS630 family transposase, translating into MTFLLPRLTIELWSFDEHRLGLKPVYRRVWAPRGETPVAWVRPRYRWLYVYAFVRPGTGESEFWLLPSVGTKEFSEVLRRFARLRGAGRDRWVLVVLDRAGWHVSKGLEVLEGVGLVFLPPYSPELQPVERVWPLVDAAVANGRVRDEKDLWERVAERCAYLQTRPDLIRDHTLFHWWPGGC; encoded by the coding sequence TTGACCTTCCTCCTCCCCCGGCTGACGATAGAGCTCTGGAGCTTTGACGAGCACCGCCTGGGATTGAAGCCGGTGTACCGCCGGGTTTGGGCCCCTCGGGGGGAGACACCGGTGGCCTGGGTGCGGCCGAGGTACCGCTGGCTCTACGTCTACGCCTTTGTGCGGCCGGGCACGGGAGAGAGCGAGTTCTGGCTCCTGCCCTCGGTAGGGACGAAAGAGTTCTCTGAAGTCCTGCGGCGCTTTGCCCGGCTCAGGGGTGCGGGAAGGGACCGCTGGGTCCTGGTGGTGTTGGACCGTGCGGGGTGGCATGTGAGCAAGGGGCTGGAGGTGCTGGAGGGGGTGGGTCTGGTGTTTCTGCCCCCGTACTCCCCGGAGCTGCAGCCGGTGGAAAGGGTGTGGCCTTTGGTAGATGCGGCGGTGGCCAATGGCCGGGTCCGGGATGAAAAAGACCTCTGGGAGAGGGTGGCCGAGCGGTGTGCGTATCTCCAGACCCGGCCGGACCTCATCCGGGACCACACCCTCTTCCACTGGTGGCCGGGGGGGTGCTGA
- a CDS encoding IS630 family transposase: MYRRVWAPRGRTPVAWVRPRYRWLYVYAFVRPNTGESEFWLLPSVGTKEFSEVLRRFARLRGAGRNRWVLVVLDRAGWHVSKELKVPEGVGLMFLPPYSPELQPVERVWPLVDAAVANGQVQDEDELWERVAERCAYLQTRPDLIRDHTLFHWWPGGC, translated from the coding sequence GTGTACCGCCGGGTCTGGGCCCCTCGGGGCAGGACACCGGTGGCCTGGGTGCGGCCGAGGTACCGATGGCTCTACGTCTACGCCTTTGTGCGGCCGAACACGGGAGAGAGCGAGTTCTGGCTGCTGCCCTCGGTAGGGACGAAAGAGTTCTCTGAAGTCCTGCGGCGCTTTGCCCGGCTCAGGGGGGCAGGAAGGAACCGCTGGGTCCTGGTGGTGCTGGACCGTGCGGGGTGGCATGTGAGCAAGGAGCTAAAGGTGCCGGAGGGGGTGGGTCTGATGTTTCTGCCCCCGTACTCCCCGGAGCTGCAGCCGGTGGAAAGGGTCTGGCCGCTGGTGGACGCGGCGGTGGCCAATGGTCAGGTTCAGGACGAAGATGAACTCTGGGAGAGGGTGGCCGAGCGGTGTGCGTATCTCCAGACCCGGCCGGACCTCATCCGGGACCACACCCTCTTCCACTGGTGGCCGGGGGGGTGTTGA
- a CDS encoding winged helix-turn-helix domain-containing protein, with the protein MPQAKRRRRSRLTLKPHLHPDNLHALYREATDPVERARWHALWLLSQGRHPAEVAEILGYTDRWVRKVVALYNQKGPEAIPDGRHKNPGQKPLLSPELQEELRQALLKPHPRDGLWTGRNVAEWLSERLGRPVPYNTAWEWMRRLGFSPLRPRPRHRGADPKAQGEFKKTLLPPRSLQVSSAPADDRALEL; encoded by the coding sequence ATGCCCCAAGCCAAGAGGAGGCGCAGATCCCGCCTGACCCTGAAGCCCCACCTCCACCCGGATAACCTTCACGCCCTCTACCGGGAAGCCACCGACCCCGTGGAACGGGCCCGCTGGCACGCCCTCTGGCTCCTGAGCCAGGGCAGGCACCCCGCAGAGGTGGCCGAGATCCTGGGCTACACCGACCGCTGGGTCCGCAAGGTGGTCGCCCTCTACAACCAGAAGGGCCCAGAAGCCATCCCCGATGGGAGACACAAGAACCCCGGGCAGAAACCCCTTTTGAGCCCAGAGCTGCAGGAGGAACTCCGCCAAGCTCTCCTTAAGCCCCACCCCCGGGACGGGCTGTGGACCGGACGCAACGTGGCCGAGTGGCTCTCCGAACGCTTGGGCCGCCCCGTGCCCTACAACACCGCCTGGGAGTGGATGAGGCGGCTGGGCTTTTCCCCTTTGCGCCCCCGCCCTCGGCACCGGGGGGCGGACCCAAAAGCACAGGGGGAGTTTAAAAAAACTCTTCTTCCTCCTCGTTCTCTTCAAGTTTCTTCTGCCCCGGCTGACGATAGAGCTCTGGAGCTTTGA
- a CDS encoding IS1096 element passenger TnpR family protein, whose product MPIRSRVPSYGKCFLCGGTFAKNVIGRHLKKCAPAHDPAKGKPVRLFHLAVEGRHAPDYWMHLEMPASATLAHLDDFLRAVWLECCGHLSVFIIGRVAYELDTGMVDAIWRHIFGSPYPTRSMDVELQQVLSVGETFTYEYDFGTTTELKLKVAGERQGARPAKGVRVLARNYAPVIPCVRCGRPAHWVHVWGDYEAYCDAHAQEEEGWEEGFLPLVNSPRVGMCAYTGPDAEELRFEETAPEKA is encoded by the coding sequence ATGCCCATCCGTTCCCGTGTCCCCTCATATGGCAAATGCTTCCTGTGCGGCGGGACGTTCGCCAAGAACGTCATCGGCCGTCATCTGAAGAAATGCGCCCCCGCCCACGATCCCGCCAAGGGCAAGCCGGTGCGCCTGTTCCACCTCGCCGTTGAAGGCCGCCATGCCCCGGACTACTGGATGCACCTGGAAATGCCTGCCTCCGCCACCCTGGCCCACCTGGATGATTTCCTGCGCGCCGTATGGCTGGAGTGCTGCGGCCACCTGAGCGTCTTCATCATAGGCCGCGTAGCCTACGAGCTGGACACCGGCATGGTGGATGCGATATGGAGGCACATCTTCGGCTCCCCCTACCCGACGCGCTCCATGGACGTCGAACTACAACAGGTGCTCTCCGTGGGCGAGACCTTCACCTATGAATATGACTTCGGCACGACCACTGAACTGAAACTGAAGGTTGCCGGCGAACGGCAAGGCGCCCGCCCCGCGAAGGGCGTGCGGGTGCTGGCCCGTAATTACGCCCCGGTCATCCCCTGCGTGCGGTGTGGCCGGCCGGCCCACTGGGTGCACGTCTGGGGGGATTATGAGGCATACTGCGATGCCCACGCCCAGGAGGAGGAGGGTTGGGAAGAGGGCTTCCTGCCCCTGGTCAACTCACCACGGGTGGGGATGTGCGCCTACACCGGCCCCGATGCGGAGGAGTTGCGGTTTGAGGAGACTGCCCCGGAGAAAGCCTGA
- a CDS encoding IS256 family transposase: MEEAVLEMYLQGISTRKVAAITEGLSRVRIGKDAVSRIAQRLEEELSAWRGRPLELSYPYLYLDASYFKVNWGGRVVDLALLVAVGVNEEGYREVLAVEPAGGERKEAWRNLLKGLIERGLRGVRLVISDDHPSIRQAVMAELPGVRWQRCVVHFERNVLAHVPQEAREEVAEELREIFTVRRRETAESLARAFVERYGGRYRRAVEVLVQGLEEALTYLDFPSGHQKHIKSTNVLERLFKEVKRRTRVVGVFPSEKSLTNLATVVMLRASEEWALRRYMDMDPLRAMEEKPTKMAT, encoded by the coding sequence ATGGAGGAAGCAGTCCTGGAGATGTACCTGCAAGGCATCTCCACCCGCAAGGTTGCGGCGATCACGGAGGGGCTTTCCCGGGTCCGGATCGGCAAGGACGCGGTTTCCCGGATTGCCCAGCGTCTTGAGGAGGAGCTTTCCGCCTGGCGGGGACGGCCCTTGGAGCTGAGCTATCCCTACCTCTACCTGGACGCGAGCTATTTCAAGGTGAACTGGGGTGGGCGGGTGGTGGACTTAGCCCTACTGGTGGCGGTGGGGGTGAACGAGGAGGGGTACCGGGAGGTGCTGGCGGTGGAGCCGGCGGGCGGGGAGAGGAAGGAGGCCTGGAGAAACCTGCTCAAGGGGCTTATAGAGCGGGGCTTGCGGGGGGTGAGGCTGGTGATCTCGGACGACCACCCTTCCATCCGCCAGGCGGTGATGGCCGAGCTTCCCGGGGTGCGGTGGCAGCGGTGCGTGGTGCATTTTGAGCGGAACGTGTTGGCGCACGTGCCGCAGGAGGCCAGGGAGGAGGTGGCCGAGGAGCTGAGGGAGATTTTCACGGTGAGGCGGCGGGAGACGGCCGAGTCTTTGGCCCGGGCTTTCGTGGAGCGTTATGGTGGGCGGTACAGGCGGGCGGTGGAGGTGCTGGTCCAGGGTTTGGAGGAGGCCTTGACCTACCTGGACTTTCCCAGCGGCCATCAGAAGCACATCAAAAGCACAAATGTTCTGGAGCGACTTTTCAAGGAGGTGAAGCGGAGGACGAGGGTGGTGGGCGTATTCCCGAGCGAGAAGAGCCTGACGAACCTGGCCACGGTGGTGATGCTGAGGGCGAGTGAAGAATGGGCCTTGAGGCGCTACATGGACATGGACCCGCTGAGGGCCATGGAAGAGAAACCCACAAAAATGGCGACTTGA
- a CDS encoding tyrosine-type recombinase/integrase gives MNPTPDPHAELFARFRRYLEMEEGRSPRTAREYLMDAALFSRWFRERHGRPPRWEEVGSQHVRAFLASLQAGPARMGRVLASLRKLFRYLAEVEGLPILKDPTEGVKRPKLPRRLPVYLTPPEVARLLEAAYKHRSPRVGLRDWALLAFLYGTGLRLSEALGLTYGDVAYQDGIPHAIRVRGKGDKERVVVLSPTAQRALYQWLKHRNLEGHPTSPYIWSHTTGPRRGEPFSARAVEAMVKRVARKAGLKDWQRITPHKLRHSYASALVEAGRGIEEVRELLGHSSISTTQVYVHVSRRRLEEAARALPDVLG, from the coding sequence ATGAACCCCACCCCAGACCCCCACGCCGAGCTCTTCGCCCGCTTCCGCCGCTACCTGGAGATGGAGGAGGGCCGCTCCCCCCGCACCGCGCGGGAGTACCTGATGGACGCCGCCCTCTTCTCCCGCTGGTTCCGCGAGCGCCACGGCCGCCCGCCCCGCTGGGAGGAGGTGGGAAGCCAGCACGTCCGCGCCTTCCTCGCCTCCCTCCAGGCCGGGCCCGCCCGCATGGGCCGCGTCCTGGCCTCCCTCAGGAAGCTCTTCCGCTACCTCGCCGAGGTGGAGGGCCTCCCCATCCTCAAGGACCCCACCGAGGGGGTGAAGCGTCCGAAACTCCCCCGCCGCCTCCCCGTCTACCTCACCCCGCCCGAGGTGGCCCGCCTCCTGGAAGCGGCCTACAAGCACCGCTCCCCCCGCGTCGGCCTCCGGGACTGGGCCCTTTTGGCCTTCCTCTACGGCACCGGCCTCCGCCTCTCCGAGGCCCTGGGCCTCACCTACGGGGACGTGGCCTACCAGGACGGCATCCCCCACGCCATCCGGGTCAGGGGCAAGGGGGACAAGGAGCGGGTGGTGGTCCTCTCCCCCACGGCCCAGCGGGCGCTCTACCAGTGGCTCAAGCACCGGAACCTGGAGGGCCACCCCACGAGCCCCTACATCTGGAGCCACACCACGGGGCCGCGCCGGGGGGAGCCCTTCTCGGCGAGGGCGGTGGAGGCGATGGTGAAGCGGGTGGCCAGGAAGGCGGGGCTCAAGGACTGGCAGAGGATCACGCCCCACAAGCTCCGGCACTCCTACGCCAGCGCCCTGGTGGAGGCGGGGCGGGGGATTGAGGAGGTCAGGGAGCTCCTTGGTCACAGTTCCATCAGCACCACCCAGGTTTACGTGCACGTCTCCCGGAGGCGGCTGGAGGAGGCGGCCCGGGCGCTGCCGGACGTGCTGGGGTAA
- a CDS encoding DUF4160 domain-containing protein produces the protein MPSRRIGGLRVWIYFNDHRPPHVHVQIGNSEVVFSLSVDGEPIGIREIRGNVKNGEVVRALEMVRQNNDSLLEWWREIHGDCRSSQAN, from the coding sequence ATGCCGAGCCGTAGGATTGGTGGATTGCGAGTGTGGATATATTTCAACGATCACCGTCCTCCCCACGTTCATGTCCAAATCGGCAATAGTGAAGTCGTTTTCTCTCTCAGCGTTGACGGAGAGCCCATAGGGATCCGCGAGATTCGTGGGAATGTCAAAAACGGCGAAGTGGTGAGGGCTTTAGAGATGGTTAGGCAAAACAACGACTCCCTGCTGGAATGGTGGAGGGAAATCCATGGTGACTGCCGATCTTCTCAAGCAAATTGA
- a CDS encoding transposase codes for MTQEEIRRLTKEEISRRIREGAKAIIEQVLEEEMTEHLAAGHRERTPSRRGERNGHYTRNLITPVGKIEQLKVPRDRESTFLTEVFERYKRLTPKA; via the coding sequence ATGACCCAGGAGGAGATACGGAGGTTGACCAAGGAGGAGATCAGCCGGCGGATCCGGGAAGGGGCCAAGGCGATCATAGAGCAGGTGCTTGAGGAGGAGATGACCGAGCACCTGGCCGCCGGTCACCGCGAGCGCACCCCCAGCCGCCGGGGGGAGCGGAACGGCCACTACACCCGGAACCTCATCACCCCGGTGGGCAAGATCGAGCAGCTCAAGGTGCCCCGCGACCGGGAGAGCACCTTCCTGACCGAGGTCTTTGAGCGCTACAAGCGCCTCACGCCGAAGGCGTAG
- a CDS encoding PIN domain-containing protein: MFRGAEEGRFLLKVHPLVVAEAFYTLVSFYKTEKGEAAETLLALLDRPGVEVLEGDAVFQALRVASRREHLVAGKGGLSFVDAFLLFQSGEKGEGVATLDTGLRKRVGAKAIP; encoded by the coding sequence GTGTTCCGGGGGGCCGAGGAGGGCCGCTTCCTTCTGAAGGTCCACCCTTTGGTGGTGGCCGAGGCCTTCTACACCCTCGTTTCCTTCTACAAGACCGAGAAGGGGGAAGCGGCGGAGACCCTTTTGGCCCTCCTGGACCGGCCCGGGGTGGAGGTCCTGGAGGGGGACGCGGTGTTCCAAGCGCTCCGGGTTGCTTCCCGAAGGGAACACCTGGTGGCGGGCAAGGGAGGCCTGAGCTTCGTGGACGCTTTTTTGCTCTTCCAATCCGGGGAGAAGGGTGAGGGGGTGGCCACCCTGGACACCGGGTTACGGAAAAGGGTAGGGGCAAAGGCCATCCCCTGA
- a CDS encoding DUF2442 domain-containing protein yields the protein MVTADLLKQIEAARKAGERAQQSEPAARHARYNPVSREIEIELRDGRRVSISVDLIQGLQGAGDEELSRVKVTPAGTGLYWEDLDVDISVPFLLKGIYGTRAWMAELGRRGGKVKSAAKAAAARENGKKGGRPRKSSASKPGEASVVSKSHKVELHLPRTLYQQLQEEAQEEGVTLENYLLTLVIQGASYRRMRLEVRDPWEQLGRMERWGVFVRGKGILVEKWPISTPTVIVLKNLGEAQVAASGEEDFRSFRGVYA from the coding sequence ATGGTGACTGCCGATCTTCTCAAGCAAATTGAGGCTGCTCGCAAGGCAGGTGAGCGGGCGCAGCAGTCTGAACCTGCGGCTCGTCATGCCCGCTACAACCCGGTGTCGCGGGAGATCGAGATCGAGCTGAGGGATGGCCGCCGCGTGTCGATCAGCGTTGATCTGATCCAGGGTTTGCAGGGAGCCGGTGACGAAGAGTTGAGCCGGGTCAAGGTGACCCCGGCCGGGACCGGCCTCTATTGGGAAGATCTGGATGTTGACATAAGTGTGCCCTTCCTCCTAAAGGGCATTTACGGGACGCGGGCTTGGATGGCCGAGTTGGGACGGCGAGGGGGTAAGGTCAAGAGTGCGGCCAAAGCTGCTGCGGCCCGTGAGAATGGGAAGAAAGGGGGACGACCTCGAAAGTCTTCGGCCTCAAAACCGGGGGAGGCCTCCGTTGTTTCCAAGAGCCATAAGGTTGAGCTGCACTTGCCGCGCACGCTCTACCAACAACTGCAGGAGGAAGCCCAGGAGGAGGGAGTGACTCTCGAGAACTACCTTTTAACCCTCGTGATTCAGGGCGCTTCATACCGTCGGATGCGCCTCGAGGTGAGAGACCCTTGGGAACAGCTAGGCCGTATGGAGCGCTGGGGGGTGTTCGTGAGGGGTAAGGGTATTCTCGTGGAGAAGTGGCCAATCTCAACGCCTACTGTGATTGTCTTGAAGAATCTGGGTGAAGCCCAAGTTGCGGCTTCGGGAGAGGAGGACTTCCGATCCTTCAGGGGGGTTTACGCTTGA
- a CDS encoding IS256 family transposase, translated as MTQEEIRRLTKEEISRRIREGVKAIIEQVLEEEMTEHLAAGHRERTLSRRGERNGHYTRGLITPVGKIEQLKVPRDRESTFLTEVFERYKRMTGEVEEAVLEMYLQGVSTRKVAAITEGLSRVRIGKDAVSRIAQRLEEELSAWRGRPLELGYPYLYLDASYFKVNWGGRVVDLALLVAVGVNEEGYREVLALEPSGGERKEAWRNLLKGLLERGLHGVRLVISDDHPAIRQAVMAELPGARWQRCVVHFERNVLAHVPQEAREEVAEELREVFTVRRRETAESLARAFVERYGGRFKRAVEVLVQGLEEALTYLDFPSGHQRQIKSTNVLERLFKEVKRRTRVVGVFPSEKSLTNLATVVMLRASEEWAFRRYMDMDPLRAMEEEPTKMAT; from the coding sequence ATGACTCAGGAGGAGATACGGAGGTTGACCAAGGAAGAGATCAGCCGGCGGATCCGGGAAGGGGTCAAGGCAATCATAGAGCAGGTGCTTGAAGAGGAGATGACGGAGCACCTGGCCGCCGGTCACCGCGAGCGCACCCTAAGCCGCCGGGGGGAGCGGAACGGCCACTACACCCGGGGCCTGATCACCCCGGTGGGCAAGATCGAGCAGCTAAAGGTGCCCCGCGACCGGGAGAGCACCTTCCTGACCGAGGTCTTTGAGCGCTACAAGCGCATGACGGGGGAGGTGGAAGAAGCGGTCTTGGAGATGTACCTGCAAGGCGTCTCCACCCGCAAGGTTGCGGCGATCACGGAGGGGCTTTCCCGGGTTCGGATCGGCAAGGACGCGGTTTCCCGGATTGCCCAGCGTCTTGAGGAGGAGCTTTCCGCCTGGCGGGGACGACCTTTGGAGCTGGGCTATCCCTACCTCTACCTGGACGCGAGCTATTTCAAGGTGAACTGGGGGGGTCGGGTGGTGGACTTAGCCCTACTGGTGGCGGTGGGGGTGAACGAGGAGGGGTACCGGGAGGTGCTGGCGTTGGAGCCTTCGGGCGGGGAGAGGAAGGAGGCCTGGAGAAACCTGCTCAAGGGTCTTTTAGAGCGGGGCCTTCATGGGGTGAGGCTGGTGATCTCGGACGACCACCCCGCCATCCGCCAGGCGGTGATGGCCGAGCTTCCCGGGGCGAGGTGGCAGCGGTGCGTGGTGCATTTTGAGCGGAACGTGTTGGCGCACGTGCCGCAGGAGGCCAGGGAGGAGGTGGCCGAGGAGTTGAGGGAGGTTTTCACGGTGAGGCGGCGGGAGACGGCGGAGTCCCTGGCCCGGGCTTTCGTGGAGCGTTATGGTGGACGGTTCAAGCGGGCAGTGGAGGTGCTGGTCCAGGGTTTGGAGGAGGCCCTGACCTACCTGGACTTTCCCAGCGGCCACCAAAGGCAGATCAAGAGTACGAATGTGCTGGAGCGACTTTTCAAGGAGGTGAAGCGGAGGACCCGGGTGGTGGGCGTATTCCCGAGCGAGAAGAGCCTGACGAACCTGGCCACGGTGGTGATGCTGAGGGCGAGCGAAGAATGGGCATTCAGGCGCTACATGGACATGGACCCGCTGAGGGCCATGGAAGAGGAACCCACAAAAATGGCGACTTGA
- a CDS encoding beta propeller repeat protein: MRPSGTSEDLRGIAYGNGLFVAVGNGGAVLTSPDGADWTEEDSGTSNNLFGVAYGNGLFVVVGDEGTILISPDWITRTLWASGTGNKLFGVAYGNGRFVVVGARGIILTSP, translated from the coding sequence ATGCGGCCTTCGGGGACGAGCGAAGACCTCCGTGGCATTGCTTACGGCAACGGCCTCTTCGTGGCCGTGGGGAATGGTGGTGCCGTCCTAACCTCCCCGGACGGGGCAGACTGGACGGAGGAAGACTCGGGGACGAGCAACAACCTCTTCGGCGTTGCCTACGGGAACGGCCTCTTCGTGGTGGTGGGGGACGAGGGCACCATCCTCATCTCTCCAGACTGGATTACCCGGACATTGTGGGCTTCGGGGACGGGCAACAAGCTCTTCGGGGTTGCCTACGGCAACGGCCGCTTCGTGGTGGTGGGGGCTCGGGGCATCATCCTCACCTCTCCCTGA
- a CDS encoding AbrB/MazE/SpoVT family DNA-binding domain-containing protein, translated as MRALPKIPITKITAKGQTTVPREVRAALQAGPGDLLVWEVGPDGTATVRRLQPLDVEYLRALEGTLNEWASPADEEAYRDL; from the coding sequence ATGCGTGCATTACCCAAGATCCCCATCACCAAGATTACCGCCAAGGGGCAGACCACCGTCCCCCGGGAGGTGCGGGCCGCCTTGCAGGCGGGGCCGGGCGATCTGCTCGTCTGGGAGGTCGGGCCCGACGGGACGGCCACCGTCAGGCGCCTGCAGCCCCTGGACGTGGAGTACCTACGGGCCCTGGAGGGCACCTTGAACGAGTGGGCAAGCCCCGCCGACGAGGAGGCCTACCGTGACCTTTGA
- a CDS encoding type II toxin-antitoxin system PemK/MazF family toxin encodes MTFERFTVVRVPFPFTDRDAQKNRPALVLSDARAFNTPAGHSVMAMITSAKNPPWPLDCPITDLAAAGLPAPSKVRFKLFTLDHCLIRGVLGVLAEPDAEAVRLSLARLLGEEWR; translated from the coding sequence GTGACCTTTGAGCGCTTCACGGTGGTGCGCGTCCCCTTCCCCTTCACCGACCGGGACGCGCAGAAGAACCGTCCCGCCCTGGTCCTGTCCGATGCCCGGGCCTTCAACACCCCCGCCGGCCACTCGGTGATGGCCATGATCACCTCGGCGAAGAACCCTCCCTGGCCGCTGGACTGCCCCATCACCGACCTGGCCGCCGCCGGCCTGCCCGCCCCTTCCAAGGTCCGCTTCAAGCTCTTCACCCTGGACCACTGCCTGATCCGGGGGGTGCTGGGGGTGCTTGCCGAACCCGACGCGGAGGCCGTCCGGTTGAGCCTCGCGCGCCTACTGGGAGAGGAGTGGCGGTGA
- a CDS encoding AbrB/MazE/SpoVT family DNA-binding domain-containing protein: protein MVKSRLSSKGQITVPKPVREALGLAPGEEVVFELRQGEAVLRPRRRVPLEDLLGRLGGKRPFPGEEEETQAREAAWAREG from the coding sequence ATGGTAAAGAGCCGTCTGAGCAGTAAAGGCCAGATCACCGTTCCCAAGCCGGTGCGGGAGGCCTTGGGCCTTGCGCCCGGAGAAGAAGTGGTCTTTGAGCTAAGGCAGGGTGAGGCCGTCCTCCGCCCCCGCCGCCGGGTTCCTCTGGAGGACCTCTTGGGGCGACTGGGCGGCAAGAGGCCCTTTCCGGGAGAAGAGGAAGAGACTCAGGCGCGGGAGGCGGCGTGGGCCCGAGAGGGGTGA
- a CDS encoding argonaute PAZ domain-containing protein, with amino-acid sequence MNRSKQIGSKVPVYLNRFPLRPLSPDELRPRLFRPELSPPPDREEAHPLLAQVARQLGVPAIPWQGAFLLTWEEPKRMQGEVRRGERVYAFSLEAQGRAELDPARPQDREALSRLASRRLEERLARLRLRRDMQDMNVEERRIYRKEVASGPGWRFLQGAELDLLVDQKGRLVLEVDLFHRILPSLTLEAWLREGYPLPRRARNAYGGPRRVWDVVRLGEEAPEAVLLPGGKNLLDYHRERGRLEGEAGQVVWVQDPRRPREEVPHLTGLLLPVLSLEEVHDLGEVPRLQIPPGERLEGARRTARWVAKHLNLGAPPSLEPLMDQALRLPLPSLVAAGKRRVKKPADALEVGPFRSRPAKVALLRLDGGRGWPPFLERRLERLGLETGTLEADLQDELALRRKLSALREAGFSALLVLTPPLSWEVRNRLKALCLKEGLPTQLLNTPLKEAKEEEHRLANALLGLLVKAGFQLLALEGEYPAELVVGFDAGGQNSFRFGGAACAVGQDGSLLTWALPEAQPGERIPEEVVWDLLQEALLAFSPEGRLSRKVLLLRDGKVPPGEFARALEELRRRGVAYDLLSVRKSGGGRLYPVRGRLADGLFLPLEEETFLLLTVHREGRGTPRPLKLVREEGNTPLVDLALQIYHLTRLYPASGFLFPRLPAPLHLADRLVREVGRLGVRHLKEVPRDRLFFV; translated from the coding sequence ATGAACCGCTCCAAGCAGATCGGTTCCAAGGTCCCCGTTTACCTCAACCGCTTCCCCTTGAGGCCCCTTTCCCCCGATGAGCTCCGGCCCCGCCTCTTCCGCCCGGAGCTGAGCCCCCCTCCCGACCGGGAGGAGGCCCACCCCTTGCTCGCCCAGGTGGCCCGCCAGCTGGGGGTGCCCGCCATCCCCTGGCAGGGGGCCTTCCTCCTCACCTGGGAGGAGCCCAAGCGGATGCAGGGGGAGGTGCGGCGGGGGGAGAGGGTCTACGCCTTCTCTCTGGAGGCCCAAGGCCGGGCGGAGCTGGACCCCGCCCGCCCCCAGGACCGGGAGGCCCTCTCCCGTCTGGCCTCGAGGCGGTTGGAAGAGCGGCTGGCGAGGCTCAGGCTACGACGCGACATGCAGGACATGAATGTGGAGGAGCGGCGCATCTACCGGAAGGAGGTGGCTTCGGGGCCCGGGTGGCGCTTCCTCCAGGGGGCGGAGCTGGACCTCCTGGTGGACCAAAAGGGGCGGCTGGTCCTGGAGGTGGACCTCTTCCACCGCATCCTCCCCAGCCTGACCCTGGAGGCCTGGCTCCGGGAGGGGTACCCCCTCCCCCGGCGGGCGCGGAACGCCTACGGAGGGCCCAGGAGGGTCTGGGATGTGGTCCGCCTGGGGGAGGAGGCCCCGGAGGCCGTCCTCCTCCCCGGGGGGAAAAACCTTCTGGACTACCACCGGGAACGAGGCCGCCTCGAGGGGGAGGCGGGGCAGGTGGTCTGGGTACAGGACCCCCGGAGGCCCCGGGAGGAGGTCCCCCACCTCACCGGCCTCCTCCTCCCCGTCCTCAGCCTGGAGGAGGTGCACGACCTGGGGGAGGTCCCCCGCCTCCAGATCCCCCCCGGGGAAAGGCTGGAAGGAGCACGGAGAACCGCGAGATGGGTGGCGAAGCATCTGAACCTGGGCGCACCCCCAAGCCTCGAGCCCCTAATGGACCAAGCCCTGCGCCTGCCCCTACCCTCCCTGGTGGCGGCGGGGAAAAGGCGGGTGAAAAAGCCTGCAGACGCCCTAGAGGTGGGGCCCTTCCGCTCCCGGCCCGCCAAGGTGGCCCTCCTCCGCCTGGACGGGGGGCGGGGCTGGCCCCCTTTCTTAGAAAGGCGGCTGGAGAGGCTGGGGCTAGAAACGGGAACGCTGGAGGCGGACCTCCAGGACGAGCTCGCCCTGCGGAGGAAGCTTTCCGCCCTGAGGGAGGCGGGCTTCTCGGCCCTTCTCGTCCTCACCCCGCCTTTAAGCTGGGAGGTGCGCAACCGCCTCAAGGCCCTCTGCCTCAAGGAGGGCCTCCCCACCCAGCTCCTCAACACCCCCCTGAAGGAGGCAAAGGAGGAAGAACACCGCCTGGCCAACGCCCTCCTGGGCCTCCTGGTCAAGGCGGGCTTCCAGCTTCTGGCCCTGGAGGGGGAGTACCCCGCCGAGCTGGTGGTGGGCTTTGACGCGGGCGGCCAGAACTCCTTCCGCTTCGGCGGGGCCGCCTGCGCGGTGGGCCAGGACGGGAGCCTCCTCACCTGGGCCCTGCCCGAGGCCCAGCCTGGGGAGAGGATCCCCGAGGAGGTGGTCTGGGACCTCCTGCAAGAAGCCCTCCTGGCCTTCTCCCCCGAGGGGAGGCTTTCCCGGAAGGTGCTGCTGCTTCGGGACGGGAAGGTGCCCCCGGGGGAGTTCGCCCGGGCCCTGGAGGAGCTGAGGAGGCGGGGCGTGGCCTACGACCTCCTCTCCGTGCGCAAAAGCGGGGGCGGCCGCCTCTACCCGGTGCGGGGGAGGCTCGCCGACGGCCTCTTCCTCCCCCTGGAGGAGGAGACCTTCCTCCTCCTCACCGTCCACCGGGAGGGCCGGGGAACGCCGAGGCCCCTCAAGCTGGTACGGGAGGAGGGAAATACCCCCCTCGTTGACCTGGCCCTACAAATCTACCACCTCACCCGGCTCTACCCCGCAAGTGGCTTCCTCTTCCCCCGTCTTCCCGCCCCCCTCCACCTGGCCGACCGGCTGGTGAGGGAGGTGGGCAGGCTGGGGGTGCGGCACCTGAAGGAGGTCCCCAGGGACCGGCTCTTCTTCGTCTGA